A genome region from Yoonia vestfoldensis includes the following:
- the nuoG gene encoding NADH-quinone oxidoreductase subunit NuoG: protein MSDLRKVIIDGTEVEVDGAMTLIQACEIAGIEIPRFCYHERLTIAGNCRMCLVEVVGGPPKPAASCAMQVKDLRPGPEGQPPVVKTNSPMVKKAREGVMEFLLINHPLDCPICDQGGECDLQDQAMAYGVDFSRYREPKRATEDLNLGPLVETHMTRCISCTRCVRFTTEVAGISQMGQTGRGEDAEITSYLGETLDSNLQGNIIDLCPVGALVSKPYSFTARPWELTKTESIDVMDALGSNIRVDTKGREVMRFLPRNHDGVNEEWISDKTRFVWDGLRKQRLDTPYIREAGKLRKATWPEALAAAAAAMKGKKVAGLVGDLAPVEAAFALKQLIEGQGGRVECRTDGAKLPIGNRSAYVGTAAIEDIDSAQMIHLIGTDPRNEAPVLNARIRKAWARGANVGLIGPHVDLTYDVTHLGSDRQALIDAAAKAKVADHDSLVIIGMGALREADGEAVLSQAMALADKTKSRFLVLHTAAGRVGAMDVGAVTDGGMDAALDGAEVIYNMGADEVEIKPGAFVIYQGSHGDRGAHRADIILPAAAYTEEGGLFVNTEGRPQLALRASFPPGDAKENWAILRALSAELGATLPYDSIAQLRQALVAAHPHLANIDEVAENDWQPLPIAKPGKADFVLAVSDFYLTNPIARASSLMAELSANAKARKTTPLAAE from the coding sequence ATGTCTGATCTGCGCAAAGTCATCATCGATGGAACCGAGGTCGAGGTCGACGGGGCAATGACCCTGATCCAGGCCTGTGAAATCGCGGGTATCGAAATCCCGCGCTTTTGCTATCACGAACGTCTGACCATCGCGGGCAATTGCCGCATGTGTCTGGTCGAGGTGGTGGGCGGCCCGCCGAAACCCGCCGCATCCTGCGCGATGCAGGTCAAGGATTTGCGCCCCGGCCCCGAAGGCCAGCCCCCCGTGGTGAAAACCAACAGCCCGATGGTCAAAAAGGCCCGCGAAGGCGTGATGGAATTCCTGCTGATCAACCACCCGCTGGATTGCCCGATCTGCGACCAGGGCGGCGAATGCGATCTGCAGGATCAGGCGATGGCTTATGGCGTGGATTTTTCGCGCTACCGCGAACCCAAGCGCGCGACCGAGGATCTGAACCTTGGCCCGCTGGTCGAAACCCATATGACGCGCTGCATTTCCTGCACCCGCTGCGTGCGTTTCACCACCGAGGTCGCGGGCATTTCCCAGATGGGCCAGACCGGCCGGGGCGAGGATGCAGAGATCACCAGCTATCTGGGCGAAACGCTCGACAGCAATTTGCAGGGCAATATCATTGATCTGTGTCCTGTCGGGGCGCTGGTCTCCAAGCCTTATTCCTTTACCGCGCGGCCTTGGGAATTGACCAAGACCGAATCCATCGACGTGATGGATGCGCTGGGGTCCAATATCCGCGTCGATACCAAGGGCCGCGAAGTCATGCGTTTCCTGCCGCGCAACCATGATGGCGTGAACGAGGAATGGATTTCCGACAAGACCCGTTTCGTCTGGGACGGCCTGCGCAAGCAGCGTCTGGACACGCCCTATATCCGCGAGGCTGGCAAGCTGCGCAAAGCCACCTGGCCCGAAGCATTGGCCGCCGCCGCCGCCGCGATGAAGGGCAAGAAGGTTGCAGGCCTGGTCGGTGATCTGGCCCCGGTCGAGGCCGCCTTTGCCCTCAAACAGCTGATCGAAGGGCAGGGCGGACGCGTCGAATGCCGCACCGATGGCGCGAAACTGCCCATTGGCAACCGGTCGGCCTATGTCGGCACGGCGGCGATTGAAGATATCGACAGCGCGCAGATGATCCATCTGATCGGCACCGATCCGCGCAATGAAGCCCCCGTGCTGAATGCGCGGATTCGCAAGGCCTGGGCGCGCGGTGCCAATGTCGGGCTGATCGGGCCGCATGTCGATCTGACCTATGATGTGACCCATCTTGGCAGTGACCGTCAGGCGCTGATCGATGCGGCCGCCAAGGCCAAGGTCGCGGATCACGACAGCCTCGTCATCATCGGCATGGGTGCGCTGCGCGAAGCTGATGGTGAGGCGGTGCTATCCCAAGCGATGGCGCTGGCCGACAAGACCAAATCGCGTTTCCTTGTGCTGCACACCGCCGCTGGGCGTGTCGGTGCGATGGATGTGGGCGCTGTCACGGATGGTGGCATGGACGCTGCATTGGATGGGGCCGAGGTCATCTATAACATGGGTGCCGATGAGGTTGAGATCAAACCGGGCGCTTTCGTGATCTATCAGGGCAGCCATGGCGACCGTGGTGCGCATCGCGCCGATATCATTCTGCCCGCCGCCGCCTATACCGAAGAAGGCGGATTGTTCGTCAACACCGAAGGGCGCCCACAGCTTGCGCTGCGCGCCAGTTTCCCACCGGGCGATGCCAAGGAAAACTGGGCGATCCTTCGGGCCTTGTCCGCCGAACTGGGGGCGACACTGCCCTATGACAGCATCGCGCAATTGCGGCAGGCGTTGGTTGCGGCGCATCCGCATCTGGCAAATATCGACGAGGTTGCCGAAAACGATTGGCAACCACTGCCGATTGCCAAACCCGGCAAGGCCGATTTTGTGCTGGCTGTCAGTGATTTCTATCTGACCAACCCGATTGCGCGTGCGTCCAGCCTGATGGCCGAACTCAGCGCCAATGCCAAGGCACGCAAAACCACACCGCTGGCTGCGGAATAA
- a CDS encoding DUF5333 domain-containing protein codes for MTRTTIAIMVVLLATIGLAGSLSAQAQLRDEPRVRDGIIYVGMAYEIAQKCDNIRARTLRGLTYLQSLRNTARNLGYSEAEIDAYIDDRAEKQRLEDIARAQLAALGAVVADPASYCRVGQAQIAANTRVGWLLR; via the coding sequence ATGACAAGAACAACAATCGCGATCATGGTGGTGTTGCTGGCCACGATCGGTCTGGCAGGGTCGCTATCGGCGCAAGCGCAGCTGCGCGATGAACCCAGGGTGCGCGACGGCATCATCTATGTCGGCATGGCCTATGAGATTGCTCAAAAATGCGACAATATCCGCGCCCGGACATTGCGTGGCCTGACCTATCTGCAATCTTTGCGCAATACGGCGCGCAACCTGGGCTATAGCGAGGCCGAAATCGACGCCTATATCGACGACCGCGCAGAAAAGCAGCGGCTCGAAGATATCGCGCGCGCGCAGCTGGCCGCTTTGGGGGCTGTTGTGGCCGATCCGGCCAGTTACTGCCGTGTCGGGCAGGCCCAAATCGCCGCAAATACAAGGGTTGGCTGGCTTCTACGCTAA
- the nuoF gene encoding NADH-quinone oxidoreductase subunit NuoF produces MLKDQDRIFTNLYGMHDRSLKGAQARGHWDGTADIIKKGRDWIITEMKASGLRGRGGAGFPTGLKWSFMPKESDGRPAYLVVNADESEPGTCKDREIMRHDPHTLVEGCLIASFAMNAHACYIYIRGEYIREKEALQAAIDEAYAAGLVGKNAAKSGWDFDIYLTHGAGAYICGEETALLESLEGKKGMPRMKPPFPAGAGLYGCPTTVNNVESIAVVPTILRRGGAWFSGFGRPNNAGTKLFAISGHVNNPCVVEEEMSIPFEELIDKHCGGIRGGWDNLKAVIPGGSSVPCVRGENMRDAIMDFDALKEKGSSLGTAAVIVMDNSTDMIKAIWRLSKFYKHESCGQCTPCREGTGWMMRVMARLVEGNASVEEIDMLLDVTKQVEGHTICALGDAAAWPIQGLIKNFRDEIEDRIKHKRLAGLAAE; encoded by the coding sequence ATGCTCAAGGATCAAGACCGGATTTTCACCAACCTTTACGGGATGCATGACCGCAGTCTGAAAGGCGCGCAGGCGCGCGGTCATTGGGATGGCACGGCTGATATCATCAAGAAAGGCCGCGACTGGATCATCACCGAGATGAAAGCCTCTGGTCTGCGCGGGCGCGGCGGGGCAGGGTTCCCCACCGGTCTGAAATGGTCCTTTATGCCCAAGGAAAGCGATGGTCGCCCGGCCTATCTGGTGGTCAATGCCGACGAATCCGAACCGGGCACCTGCAAAGACCGCGAAATCATGCGCCACGATCCGCATACGCTGGTCGAAGGCTGCCTGATCGCGTCTTTCGCGATGAATGCCCATGCCTGCTATATCTATATCCGCGGCGAATATATCCGCGAAAAAGAGGCTTTGCAGGCCGCCATTGACGAGGCTTATGCCGCCGGTCTGGTCGGCAAGAACGCCGCCAAATCGGGCTGGGATTTCGACATCTACCTGACCCATGGGGCGGGGGCCTATATCTGCGGTGAAGAAACCGCGCTGCTGGAAAGCCTCGAAGGCAAAAAGGGCATGCCGCGGATGAAACCGCCGTTTCCCGCAGGTGCCGGGCTTTATGGCTGCCCGACGACGGTGAACAACGTCGAATCCATCGCCGTGGTGCCGACGATCCTGCGCCGTGGCGGCGCCTGGTTCAGCGGCTTTGGCCGGCCCAATAATGCGGGCACCAAGCTGTTCGCGATCTCGGGCCATGTGAACAACCCCTGTGTGGTTGAAGAAGAAATGTCGATTCCCTTCGAGGAATTGATCGACAAGCATTGCGGCGGCATCCGTGGCGGCTGGGATAACCTCAAGGCGGTGATCCCCGGCGGGTCCTCCGTGCCCTGTGTGCGCGGTGAAAACATGCGCGATGCGATCATGGATTTTGATGCTTTGAAGGAAAAAGGATCATCCCTTGGCACCGCAGCCGTGATCGTGATGGATAATTCCACCGATATGATCAAGGCGATCTGGCGGCTGTCGAAATTCTACAAACACGAAAGCTGCGGCCAATGCACGCCCTGCCGCGAAGGCACCGGCTGGATGATGCGGGTGATGGCGCGGCTGGTCGAAGGCAATGCAAGCGTCGAGGAAATCGACATGCTGCTGGATGTGACCAAACAGGTCGAGGGTCATACGATCTGCGCCCTGGGCGATGCGGCCGCCTGGCCGATCCAGGGGCTGATCAAGAATTTCCGCGACGAGATCGAAGACCGGATCAAGCATAAACGCCTTGCGGGGCTGGCCGCGGAATGA
- a CDS encoding DUF5337 domain-containing protein: protein MARHGDTAQAKAGQRVALTVAAVGGLWALVTMIGSEYGWSNRTRFIFDLAALAGFGFALWKTFQLWRMRRNDKGEN from the coding sequence ATGGCCCGGCACGGCGACACAGCACAGGCAAAGGCCGGACAACGCGTCGCGTTGACGGTCGCCGCCGTTGGTGGCTTGTGGGCGCTGGTCACGATGATCGGGTCCGAATATGGCTGGTCCAACCGGACCCGTTTCATATTTGACCTTGCAGCGCTGGCCGGTTTCGGCTTTGCGCTGTGGAAGACGTTTCAACTCTGGCGTATGCGCCGGAATGACAAGGGCGAGAACTGA
- a CDS encoding NADH:ubiquinone oxidoreductase, with the protein MNNTAPIWMGIAAIAGLVFVIALGVAYILFDLGLNGAVFVAVIVAGGAGLALALGWRPARNDAAAAPAAPATPVAPAAPAAAVAPATPAAPVASPAEGKKPEMLAAARNGQPDNLKQLSGVGPKLEQTLHGMGIFHFDQIAAWGPQELAWMDANLQGFKGRASRDGWVAQAKALAEGA; encoded by the coding sequence ATGAACAATACTGCACCGATCTGGATGGGGATTGCCGCGATTGCGGGCCTTGTCTTCGTGATTGCGCTTGGCGTGGCCTATATCCTCTTTGATCTGGGCCTGAATGGCGCGGTTTTCGTGGCCGTTATCGTGGCGGGCGGCGCGGGACTGGCGCTGGCGCTTGGCTGGCGTCCGGCGCGCAATGACGCGGCGGCGGCACCCGCTGCTCCGGCCACACCGGTTGCACCTGCGGCACCTGCTGCAGCGGTTGCACCTGCCACACCCGCAGCACCTGTCGCATCCCCCGCCGAGGGCAAAAAGCCCGAGATGCTGGCTGCCGCAAGGAATGGCCAGCCTGACAATCTCAAGCAACTTAGCGGTGTTGGCCCCAAGCTGGAACAGACCCTGCATGGCATGGGGATCTTTCATTTTGACCAGATCGCAGCCTGGGGGCCGCAGGAACTGGCCTGGATGGATGCCAATCTGCAAGGGTTCAAAGGCCGCGCCAGCCGTGATGGCTGGGTCGCGCAGGCCAAGGCATTGGCCGAAGGCGCATAG
- a CDS encoding NADH-quinone oxidoreductase subunit D, which translates to MMDGDIRPSAYDDGSSDALTGEQKIRNFNINFGPQHPAAHGVLRLVLELDGEIVERCDPHIGLLHRGTEKLMESRTYLQNLPYFDRLDYVAPMNQEHAWCLAIERLTGTLVPRRAQLIRVLYSEIGRILSHLLNVTTQAMDVGALTPPLWGFEEREKLMVFYERACGARLHAAYFRPGGVHQDLPDALVEDIDAWAVTFPKVLDDIDSLLTENRIFKQRNCDIGVVTEQDIQDWGFSGVMVRGSGLAWDLRRAQPYECYDEFDFQVPVGKNGDCYDRYLCRMEEMRQSTHIIRQACEKLRVEKGDVMARGKMTPPTRGEMKTSMEALIHHFKLYTEGFHVPAGEVYAAVEAPKGEFGVYLVADGTNKPYRAKLRAPGYLHLQAMDYLASGHQLADVAAIIGTMDVVFGEIDR; encoded by the coding sequence ATGATGGACGGTGATATCAGGCCAAGCGCCTATGACGACGGGTCATCCGACGCGCTGACCGGCGAACAGAAGATCCGCAATTTCAACATCAACTTTGGCCCGCAGCACCCTGCAGCGCATGGCGTGTTGCGGCTGGTGCTGGAACTGGACGGCGAGATCGTCGAACGTTGCGATCCGCATATCGGCCTGCTGCACCGTGGCACCGAAAAGCTGATGGAAAGCCGGACCTATCTGCAAAACCTGCCCTATTTCGACCGGCTGGATTATGTCGCCCCGATGAACCAGGAACATGCCTGGTGCCTGGCGATTGAACGGCTGACCGGCACATTGGTGCCGCGCCGCGCGCAGCTGATCCGCGTGCTTTATTCCGAAATCGGGCGCATCCTGTCGCATCTGCTGAACGTGACCACCCAGGCGATGGATGTCGGCGCACTGACCCCGCCGCTGTGGGGGTTCGAGGAACGCGAAAAGCTGATGGTCTTTTACGAACGCGCCTGCGGGGCGCGGCTGCATGCGGCCTATTTCCGCCCCGGCGGTGTGCATCAGGACCTGCCCGATGCCTTGGTCGAGGATATCGACGCCTGGGCCGTGACTTTCCCCAAAGTGCTTGACGATATCGACAGCCTGCTGACCGAGAACCGGATCTTCAAACAGCGCAATTGCGATATCGGCGTGGTCACCGAACAGGATATCCAGGATTGGGGTTTCAGCGGTGTGATGGTGCGCGGGTCGGGTCTGGCCTGGGATCTGCGCCGCGCGCAGCCTTATGAATGCTATGACGAATTCGACTTCCAGGTGCCTGTCGGCAAGAATGGCGATTGTTACGACCGCTATCTGTGCCGGATGGAGGAAATGCGCCAATCCACCCATATCATCCGCCAGGCCTGCGAAAAACTGCGCGTGGAAAAGGGCGATGTCATGGCGCGCGGCAAGATGACCCCGCCGACGCGTGGCGAGATGAAAACCTCGATGGAAGCCTTGATCCATCATTTCAAGCTTTATACCGAAGGCTTCCACGTCCCCGCAGGCGAGGTTTACGCCGCGGTCGAGGCGCCCAAGGGCGAATTCGGCGTCTATCTGGTGGCCGATGGCACCAACAAGCCTTATCGCGCCAAGCTGCGCGCGCCGGGCTATCTGCATCTGCAGGCGATGGATTATCTGGCCTCGGGCCATCAGCTGGCCGATGTGGCGGCGATTATCGGGACGATGGATGTCGTGTTCGGGGAAATCGACAGATGA
- a CDS encoding sulfotransferase — protein sequence MPDPAILYCVGATKAGTSWFYRLLHDHPDCALPAVKEAHYWDTFAAADRAKQLAAFDLRLQELRAARAEAVAADRGWQIRNLDRRIADMTGLIAVLAGDRRDDVAYLDWLTQGRGTARLYADMTPNYATLPDAQLERMVTASPLTKVIYLIRDPLDRLWSHIRMQAHRQRQSHEIYEKKANNILFRMLNRGQETHILARGDYAGVIEKLRRVVPADRLMVAFAETLLTPEGLARVCAFLGIAPVDVPAQAVHDGRPVLMLEKLRPRAQKLVFEQYDWVARNVGPLPQNWQDNCVRMTA from the coding sequence GTGCCGGACCCGGCCATTCTCTATTGCGTCGGCGCGACCAAGGCGGGGACCTCGTGGTTTTACCGGCTGCTGCATGATCATCCCGATTGCGCGCTGCCCGCCGTGAAAGAGGCGCATTATTGGGACACATTCGCCGCCGCGGATCGTGCCAAGCAATTGGCCGCTTTCGATCTGCGCCTGCAAGAGCTGCGCGCCGCCAGGGCCGAGGCTGTGGCGGCGGATCGGGGCTGGCAGATCCGCAATCTGGACCGCCGGATCGCCGATATGACCGGGCTGATCGCGGTGCTGGCGGGGGACCGGCGCGATGATGTGGCCTATCTGGACTGGTTGACGCAAGGGCGCGGCACAGCGCGGCTTTATGCCGATATGACCCCCAATTACGCGACTTTGCCAGATGCGCAGCTGGAACGGATGGTCACGGCATCGCCTCTGACCAAGGTGATCTATCTGATCCGCGACCCGCTCGACCGGCTTTGGTCGCATATCCGCATGCAGGCGCATCGGCAGCGCCAAAGCCACGAGATCTATGAAAAGAAGGCCAATAACATCCTGTTCCGCATGTTGAACCGGGGGCAGGAAACGCATATCCTTGCACGCGGCGATTATGCGGGCGTGATCGAAAAGCTGCGCCGCGTCGTGCCGGCGGACAGGCTGATGGTGGCCTTTGCCGAAACCCTGCTGACGCCCGAAGGGCTGGCGCGGGTCTGCGCCTTTCTGGGGATCGCGCCGGTTGATGTGCCCGCCCAGGCCGTGCATGACGGCAGGCCGGTGTTGATGCTTGAAAAACTACGCCCGCGGGCGCAGAAACTGGTTTTTGAACAATATGATTGGGTCGCACGCAATGTCGGCCCCTTGCCGCAGAACTGGCAGGACAATTGTGTAAGGATGACAGCATGA
- a CDS encoding NADH-quinone oxidoreductase subunit C, whose product MTEALQELGAHLDLKRTDCVQSWDVAHGELTVTVAPSSLVSFVEFLKSDANCLFSSLVDITAVDYPSRAKRFDVIYHFLSMYQNQRIRVRVQAREEDMMPSIIAVHPSANWFEREVFDMFGILFSGHPDLRRILTDYGFRGHPLRKDFPTTGYTEVRYDEVQKRVVYEPVSLVQEYRQFDFMSPWEGAKYVLPGDEKTKPEAKG is encoded by the coding sequence ATGACCGAAGCCTTGCAAGAATTGGGCGCGCATCTGGACCTTAAGCGCACCGATTGCGTGCAGTCCTGGGATGTCGCCCATGGTGAATTGACCGTGACGGTCGCGCCATCGTCACTGGTCAGTTTTGTCGAATTCCTCAAGAGTGATGCCAATTGCCTGTTCTCGTCGCTGGTCGATATCACGGCGGTGGATTACCCCAGCCGCGCCAAGCGCTTTGATGTCATCTATCATTTCCTGAGCATGTATCAAAACCAGCGTATCCGCGTGCGGGTGCAGGCCCGTGAAGAGGATATGATGCCCTCGATCATCGCTGTGCATCCTTCTGCCAACTGGTTCGAGCGTGAAGTTTTTGACATGTTCGGCATCCTGTTTTCGGGCCATCCCGACCTGCGCCGCATCCTGACGGATTACGGTTTTCGTGGGCATCCGTTGCGCAAGGATTTCCCGACCACCGGCTATACCGAGGTCCGCTATGACGAGGTGCAGAAACGCGTCGTCTATGAACCGGTCAGCCTTGTGCAGGAATACCGGCAATTCGATTTCATGTCGCCTTGGGAAGGCGCGAAATACGTCCTGCCCGGCGATGAAAAGACCAAGCCAGAGGCGAAGGGCTAG
- a CDS encoding NuoB/complex I 20 kDa subunit family protein: MGVMTGTAVGADKEHGAQLLNAELQDKGFLVTSTADIINWARTGSLHWMTFGLACCAVEMMHTSMPRYDLERFGTAPRASPRQSDLMIVAGTLTNKMAPALRKVYDQMPEPRYVISMGSCANGGGYYHYSYSVVRGCDRIVPVDIYVPGCPPTAEALLYGILQLQRKMRRTGTITR, from the coding sequence ATGGGAGTGATGACCGGCACGGCCGTCGGGGCCGACAAGGAACATGGCGCGCAATTGCTGAATGCGGAATTGCAGGACAAGGGCTTCCTTGTGACCAGCACCGCCGATATCATCAATTGGGCGCGCACCGGCAGCCTGCATTGGATGACCTTCGGGCTGGCCTGTTGCGCGGTTGAAATGATGCATACCTCAATGCCGCGCTATGATCTGGAACGGTTCGGCACCGCACCGCGCGCATCCCCGCGCCAGTCGGATCTGATGATCGTCGCCGGCACGCTGACCAATAAGATGGCGCCGGCCTTGCGCAAGGTCTACGACCAGATGCCTGAACCGCGCTATGTGATCTCTATGGGGTCCTGTGCGAATGGCGGCGGCTATTATCATTACAGCTATTCGGTGGTGCGCGGCTGTGACCGGATCGTGCCCGTGGATATCTATGTCCCCGGCTGCCCCCCCACCGCCGAGGCGCTGCTTTACGGCATCCTGCAATTGCAGCGCAAAATGCGCCGCACCGGCACCATCACGCGCTGA
- a CDS encoding NADH-quinone oxidoreductase subunit A: MIFLGLAIALGLILILAAAIVAVRNPDPEKVSAYECGFNAFDDARMKFDVRFYLVSILFIIFDLEVAFLFPWAVAFGDISMTAFWSMMIFLGVLTIGFAYEWKKGALEWE, encoded by the coding sequence ATGATTTTCCTGGGGCTGGCCATCGCGCTTGGCCTGATCCTGATCCTGGCGGCGGCCATCGTGGCCGTGCGCAACCCGGACCCTGAAAAAGTCTCGGCCTATGAATGCGGGTTCAATGCTTTCGATGATGCGCGGATGAAATTCGACGTGCGGTTCTATCTGGTCTCGATCCTGTTCATCATCTTCGATCTGGAAGTGGCGTTCCTGTTCCCCTGGGCCGTGGCCTTTGGGGACATCAGCATGACGGCCTTTTGGTCGATGATGATTTTCCTGGGCGTGCTGACCATCGGCTTTGCCTATGAATGGAAGAAAGGGGCGCTGGAATGGGAGTGA
- a CDS encoding crotonase/enoyl-CoA hydratase family protein, with translation MIDLVVDGRGVARLTLARADKHNALSQAMIDALTQAAATIAADSRIRVVVLAAEGPTFCAGGDLGWMRDQMAADRQTRRAAAFSLARMLGALNQLPQPVIGRIQGNAFGGGIGLACICDVAIGVQGARFGLTETRLGLIPATIGPYVLARMGEAKARRVFMSGRVFDASEAVALDLLARAVPPAALDEAVDAEITPYLSCGPAAVAAAKRYARSLGPVIDDSVIAQSVAALLACWDGPEAAEGIAAFFDKRPPHWPGLG, from the coding sequence ATGATTGATCTGGTGGTGGATGGGCGCGGGGTGGCGCGGCTGACGCTGGCGCGCGCAGACAAGCATAATGCGCTGTCGCAGGCGATGATCGACGCGCTGACGCAGGCCGCCGCAACTATCGCCGCCGATAGCCGCATCCGTGTTGTCGTGCTGGCGGCGGAGGGGCCGACATTTTGCGCCGGTGGCGATCTGGGTTGGATGCGCGACCAGATGGCGGCGGATCGCCAGACGCGGCGCGCGGCCGCTTTTTCGCTGGCGCGGATGTTGGGCGCGCTGAACCAGCTGCCGCAGCCGGTGATCGGGCGTATCCAGGGCAATGCTTTTGGCGGCGGCATCGGGCTGGCCTGTATCTGTGACGTGGCGATTGGCGTGCAGGGCGCGCGCTTTGGCCTGACCGAGACACGGCTGGGGCTTATCCCTGCGACCATCGGCCCCTATGTGCTGGCCCGGATGGGCGAGGCCAAGGCGCGCCGCGTTTTCATGTCGGGGCGGGTCTTTGACGCGTCAGAGGCCGTGGCGCTGGATCTGTTGGCGCGCGCTGTGCCGCCTGCCGCGCTGGACGAGGCGGTTGACGCCGAAATCACCCCCTATCTGTCTTGCGGACCAGCGGCGGTTGCGGCGGCCAAGCGCTATGCCCGGTCCTTGGGGCCAGTGATCGACGACAGCGTGATCGCGCAATCCGTCGCGGCGCTGTTGGCCTGTTGGGATGGCCCCGAGGCGGCCGAGGGGATCGCCGCCTTTTTCGACAAGCGCCCGCCGCATTGGCCGGGGCTGGGCTGA
- a CDS encoding hydroxymethylglutaryl-CoA lyase, producing the protein MPFVRLHDVGPRDGLQNEKRVIPVAAKVALIDLLGRSGLRDIEIGSFVSPKWVPQMADTPQVMAQIAAVPGLRYGVLVPNLRGWERFMAARVPGVCYEVAVFVAASEGFSRSNLNCTVAESIAQLRPVVAAAQAAGVALRGYISCVTDCPFDGPIAPEAVAKVAALLRALAPMPLSLGDTIGKATPARVAAMLDAILQVVPADQLAGHFHDTGGQALANIETALDKGLRAFDSAVGGLGGCPYAPGAPGNVATEKVLALLQGAGFETGIDPAVIAEAAILARGMR; encoded by the coding sequence GTGCCATTTGTAAGGCTGCATGACGTCGGCCCGCGTGACGGGTTGCAGAATGAAAAGCGCGTCATTCCGGTGGCCGCCAAAGTGGCCTTGATCGACCTTCTGGGCCGGTCCGGCCTGCGCGATATCGAGATCGGCAGTTTTGTCAGCCCCAAATGGGTGCCGCAGATGGCCGACACGCCGCAGGTCATGGCGCAGATCGCAGCTGTGCCGGGGCTGCGCTATGGCGTGCTGGTGCCCAATCTGCGCGGCTGGGAAAGGTTCATGGCGGCCCGTGTGCCGGGGGTCTGTTATGAGGTGGCGGTCTTCGTTGCCGCCTCCGAGGGGTTTTCGCGCAGCAATCTCAATTGCACGGTCGCGGAGTCGATTGCACAGCTGCGCCCGGTCGTGGCGGCGGCGCAGGCGGCGGGGGTGGCGTTGCGCGGCTATATTTCCTGCGTGACCGATTGCCCCTTTGACGGGCCGATAGCACCCGAGGCGGTGGCCAAGGTGGCCGCCCTGTTGCGCGCGCTGGCGCCGATGCCTTTGTCGCTGGGCGATACGATTGGCAAAGCCACGCCCGCGCGGGTTGCGGCGATGCTGGATGCGATCTTGCAGGTTGTCCCGGCCGATCAGCTGGCTGGCCATTTCCATGACACCGGCGGGCAGGCGCTGGCGAATATCGAGACCGCGCTGGACAAAGGTCTGCGCGCCTTTGATTCGGCTGTGGGCGGGCTTGGCGGTTGCCCCTATGCGCCGGGCGCGCCGGGCAATGTGGCGACTGAAAAGGTGCTGGCGCTGTTGCAGGGCGCGGGGTTTGAGACCGGTATTGACCCCGCGGTCATTGCCGAGGCCGCAATATTGGCAAGGGGGATGCGATGA